One region of Cyanobium sp. M30B3 genomic DNA includes:
- a CDS encoding META domain-containing protein: MPSPHRPSITTLGLLASALVLAAPARAGSITGSASLRERIALPPDAVFEAVLIDMAIADAPARELGRVRLEPAGQPPFRFAIPYRDSDLSSRGRYAVRATVRQGERLLFTTDTINPVLSGGPQAGPQPPVTLQLVQVGGSRPGGGQGSLGRLPASWRGDLPAGGGSTRWQVDLAADGSFQLRQTQLRQGSGQSSHDDIGRWRLEPGGNRLVLQGGREAPVFLEPLDQGKALRKLSLEGQPLPSGANDRLQRLALPEPIEPRLHLAGMFRYMADAASIRLCATGASLPVAMEGDYLALERAYLAARPAHAPGQPLLVNLEGLITSRPSAEPGRGPLRTLVVERFVGVHPGRSCPQQASASPGATGSWPALRGQLWQLQALQDGEGPTLLTAPGRPPQLQLATDSTRVSGSGGCNRLMAGAVIKGETIRFSRLASTQKACAEAVMAFERRYGQALERVRRWSIDRRTLLLQDERGRTLLVFQPSM, encoded by the coding sequence ATGCCCTCACCGCACCGCCCCTCGATCACGACTCTTGGGCTGCTGGCCAGCGCCCTCGTGCTGGCCGCGCCGGCCCGGGCCGGCAGCATCACGGGCAGCGCCAGCTTGCGGGAGCGGATCGCCCTGCCGCCGGACGCGGTGTTCGAGGCGGTGCTGATCGATATGGCGATCGCCGATGCGCCGGCCCGGGAGCTCGGCCGGGTGCGGCTGGAGCCGGCCGGCCAGCCACCCTTCCGCTTCGCCATTCCCTACCGCGACAGCGACCTGAGCAGCCGCGGGCGCTACGCGGTGCGGGCCACGGTGCGCCAGGGCGAGCGGCTGCTGTTCACCACCGACACCATCAATCCCGTGCTCAGCGGCGGTCCCCAGGCCGGCCCCCAGCCGCCCGTGACCCTGCAGCTGGTGCAGGTGGGCGGCAGCAGGCCGGGCGGCGGGCAGGGCTCCCTGGGCCGCCTGCCCGCCAGCTGGCGGGGCGATCTGCCCGCTGGCGGCGGCAGCACGCGCTGGCAGGTGGACCTGGCCGCCGACGGCAGCTTCCAGCTACGCCAGACCCAGCTGCGCCAGGGGTCGGGGCAGAGCAGCCATGACGACATCGGCCGCTGGCGGCTGGAGCCCGGCGGGAATCGCCTGGTGCTGCAGGGCGGCCGGGAAGCCCCCGTGTTCCTCGAACCCCTGGATCAGGGCAAGGCCCTGCGCAAGCTCAGCCTGGAGGGCCAGCCGCTCCCCTCCGGCGCCAACGACCGGCTGCAGCGGCTGGCGCTGCCGGAGCCGATCGAGCCGCGCCTGCACCTGGCGGGGATGTTCCGCTACATGGCCGATGCCGCCAGCATCCGCCTCTGCGCCACCGGCGCCAGCCTGCCGGTGGCCATGGAGGGCGACTACCTGGCACTGGAGCGGGCCTACCTGGCGGCCCGGCCCGCGCATGCGCCAGGCCAACCGCTGCTGGTGAACCTGGAGGGCCTGATCACCAGCCGCCCCTCCGCCGAACCGGGCCGCGGTCCGCTCCGCACCCTGGTGGTGGAGCGCTTCGTGGGCGTGCACCCCGGCCGGAGCTGCCCGCAGCAAGCCTCAGCCAGCCCAGGCGCCACAGGGTCCTGGCCAGCTCTACGGGGACAGCTCTGGCAGCTGCAGGCCCTGCAGGATGGAGAGGGACCCACCCTGCTCACGGCCCCCGGGCGGCCGCCGCAACTGCAGCTGGCGACCGACAGCACCCGGGTGAGCGGCAGCGGCGGCTGCAACCGCTTGATGGCTGGTGCCGTGATCAAGGGCGAGACCATCCGCTTCTCCAGGCTGGCCAGCACCCAGAAGGCCTGCGCCGAAGCGGTGATGGCTTTTGAGCGTCGCTATGGCCAGGCCCTGGAGCGGGTGCGGCGCTGGAGCATCGACAGGCGCACCCTGCTGCTGCAGGACGAACGGGGCCGCACCCTGCTGGTGTTTCAGCCCAGCATGTAG
- a CDS encoding Rrf2 family transcriptional regulator: MAFNSRTAYGLVALLDLASAYTTGERVQTKAICHRHGLPERYLEQMLTALRKGGFLASVRGPRGGYQLTRSPRQITVAEVEACLECEPSPQGQMEQRDPEFQVLADLARRADLARQAVLRATTLEQLLVERDNLLQPDVMFYI; the protein is encoded by the coding sequence ATGGCCTTCAACTCCAGGACGGCATACGGCTTGGTGGCGTTGCTGGATCTTGCTTCGGCTTACACCACGGGTGAACGGGTGCAGACCAAGGCGATCTGCCACCGCCACGGCCTGCCTGAGCGTTACCTGGAACAGATGCTCACGGCCCTGCGCAAAGGGGGCTTTCTCGCCAGCGTGCGGGGGCCGAGGGGCGGGTATCAACTCACCAGATCCCCCCGGCAGATCACCGTGGCGGAGGTAGAGGCCTGCCTGGAGTGTGAACCCTCTCCACAAGGGCAGATGGAGCAGAGAGATCCAGAGTTTCAGGTGTTGGCCGACCTGGCCAGGCGGGCCGACCTCGCCAGGCAGGCCGTGCTGCGTGCAACCACCCTGGAGCAGCTGCTGGTGGAGCGGGATAACTTGCTGCAGCCAGATGTGATGTTTTACATCTAG
- a CDS encoding RpoD/SigA family RNA polymerase sigma factor: MVRSYLRDIGRVPLLTHEQEITLGRQVQELVAIEELEQELTMRDGGTAPSQEELAAAAGLSEQVLRKRVRAGRRAKERMVAANLRLVVSVAKKYTKRNMELLDLIQEGTIGLVRGVEKFDPTRGYKFSTYAYWWIRQGITRAIAEKSRTIRLPIHITETLNKLKKGQRELSQLLGRTPTVTELAEAVELPEEEVKDLLCRARQPVSLETKVGDGEDTELLDLLAGDGELPEERLDGECLKGDLRALLEQLPELQGRVLKMRYGIRSPDNPEGEEPMSLTGIGRVLGISRDRVRNLERDALAGLRRLSHAVEAYMLG; encoded by the coding sequence CTGGTGCGCAGCTACCTGCGTGACATCGGCCGGGTGCCGCTGCTGACGCACGAGCAGGAGATCACGCTGGGGCGCCAGGTGCAGGAGCTGGTGGCGATCGAGGAGCTGGAGCAGGAGCTGACGATGCGTGACGGTGGCACGGCGCCGAGCCAGGAGGAGCTGGCGGCGGCGGCGGGTTTGAGCGAGCAGGTGCTGCGCAAGCGCGTGCGTGCGGGCCGGCGGGCGAAGGAGCGGATGGTGGCGGCGAACCTGCGGCTGGTGGTGAGCGTGGCGAAGAAGTACACCAAGCGGAACATGGAGCTGCTGGACCTGATCCAGGAGGGGACGATCGGTCTGGTGCGGGGTGTGGAGAAGTTTGATCCCACCCGCGGCTACAAGTTTTCAACCTATGCGTACTGGTGGATCCGCCAGGGGATCACGCGGGCGATCGCCGAGAAGAGCCGCACGATCCGGTTGCCGATCCACATCACCGAGACGCTGAACAAGCTGAAGAAGGGTCAGCGGGAGCTGAGCCAGCTGCTGGGGCGCACGCCGACGGTGACGGAACTGGCCGAAGCGGTGGAGCTGCCGGAGGAGGAGGTGAAGGACCTGCTGTGCCGCGCGCGCCAGCCGGTGAGCCTGGAGACGAAGGTGGGTGACGGGGAGGACACGGAACTGCTGGACCTGCTGGCGGGGGATGGGGAGCTGCCGGAGGAGCGCCTGGATGGGGAGTGCCTGAAGGGGGACCTGCGGGCGCTGCTGGAGCAGCTGCCGGAGCTGCAGGGGCGGGTGCTGAAGATGCGTTATGGCATCCGCTCTCCCGACAATCCCGAAGGCGAGGAACCCATGAGCCTCACCGGCATCGGCCGGGTGCTGGGCATCAGCCGCGACCGGGTGCGCAACCTGGAGCGCGACGCCCTCGCCGGCCTGCGGCGTCTGAGCCACGCCGTCGAGGCCTACATGCTGGGCTGA